The Salegentibacter mishustinae genome includes a window with the following:
- a CDS encoding Mrp/NBP35 family ATP-binding protein: protein MKLDRKEILKSLETISVAGEGKNMVESGAIQNVMTFGDEVVVDLVLQNPALHIKKRAEVDVMKAIHEHVNQKAKVKVNIKVESADKKPEIKGKSIPGISNIIAVASGKGGVGKSTVTANLAVTLSKMGFKVGILDADIYGPSIPMMFDVETEKPLSVTVDGKSKMKPIENYGVKVLSIGFFTKPNQAVVWRGPMAAKALNQMIFDAAWGELDFLLIDLPPGTGDIHLSIMQSLPITGSVVVSTPQNVALADAKKGVAMFRQESINVPVLGIVENMAYFTPEELPENKYYIFGKQGAKNLAEDIDTPFLGEIPLVQSLRESGDIGRPAALQTATPLETAFEDITRNMVQETVNRNKSLPPTEAIKITTMAGCSAVKKK from the coding sequence ATGAAGTTAGACAGGAAAGAAATATTAAAATCGCTGGAAACTATTTCTGTAGCCGGAGAAGGCAAAAATATGGTAGAAAGCGGTGCTATTCAAAACGTGATGACCTTTGGTGATGAGGTAGTTGTAGACCTTGTTTTACAAAATCCTGCTTTGCATATAAAAAAACGTGCGGAAGTGGATGTTATGAAAGCTATTCACGAACACGTAAATCAAAAGGCCAAGGTTAAAGTTAATATTAAAGTAGAATCGGCAGATAAGAAGCCGGAAATTAAAGGAAAATCTATTCCTGGAATTTCTAATATTATCGCCGTTGCTTCTGGAAAAGGAGGCGTGGGTAAATCTACAGTAACTGCTAACCTAGCGGTAACTTTATCTAAAATGGGCTTTAAAGTCGGGATTTTAGATGCCGATATTTATGGACCTTCTATCCCAATGATGTTTGATGTTGAGACCGAAAAACCACTCTCGGTAACTGTAGATGGAAAGTCTAAAATGAAACCTATTGAAAACTACGGAGTAAAAGTACTTTCAATTGGTTTTTTCACCAAGCCTAATCAGGCTGTGGTTTGGCGTGGGCCAATGGCCGCTAAGGCGTTAAACCAAATGATTTTTGATGCTGCCTGGGGCGAGTTAGATTTTCTTTTAATAGATCTTCCGCCTGGAACAGGAGACATCCATTTATCTATAATGCAATCGCTTCCTATTACCGGTTCGGTTGTAGTTAGTACGCCGCAAAATGTTGCTCTGGCCGATGCTAAAAAGGGAGTGGCAATGTTCCGCCAGGAAAGTATAAACGTGCCTGTTTTAGGGATAGTTGAGAATATGGCATATTTTACTCCAGAAGAACTTCCTGAGAATAAATATTATATCTTCGGAAAACAAGGAGCTAAAAATCTTGCTGAAGATATAGATACTCCATTCCTGGGAGAAATTCCATTAGTGCAAAGTTTAAGGGAATCTGGAGATATAGGTCGCCCTGCAGCTTTGCAAACGGCAACACCCTTAGAAACAGCTTTTGAGGATATTACCCGTAATATGGTTCAGGAAACAGTAAATAGAAACAAAAGTCTGCCTCCAACTGAAGCGATAAAGATCACTACAATGGCCGGATGCAGTGCAGTTAAAAAGAAATAA
- a CDS encoding LysE family translocator, translating to MEETKLFLITYFAALLGVVPPGLVNMTVAKTCVEKGKKNGLYVALGATIVVIIQATVAVLLAKYIFRNEFVQNILLRAGLVIFILLAVYFFIQAKKRGGIEHKSRKANSNSIFKGMLVAALNIFPVPYFVAIAGALNIGVGASYDWSRIIAFILAAFIGSFTTLYVYVLSFIRIEKQAEAFSKYSNYFMTALMLILVIVTLLRIYYS from the coding sequence TTGGAGGAAACAAAGCTTTTTCTAATTACCTATTTCGCAGCCTTGCTTGGGGTGGTGCCACCCGGTTTGGTGAATATGACCGTGGCTAAAACCTGCGTTGAAAAAGGGAAGAAAAACGGACTCTACGTTGCCTTGGGAGCTACTATTGTAGTGATTATTCAGGCTACCGTGGCTGTTTTGCTGGCTAAATATATATTCAGAAATGAATTTGTTCAGAATATTTTATTGCGTGCCGGGCTGGTAATATTTATTCTCCTGGCTGTTTACTTTTTTATTCAGGCAAAAAAACGCGGCGGAATAGAGCATAAATCCCGCAAAGCAAATTCCAACAGTATTTTTAAAGGAATGCTTGTGGCGGCGTTAAATATTTTTCCCGTTCCTTATTTTGTAGCTATTGCGGGAGCCCTGAATATCGGTGTAGGTGCCTCTTACGATTGGTCCCGAATAATAGCATTTATTTTAGCAGCATTTATAGGTAGTTTTACTACATTATATGTTTACGTACTGTCCTTTATTAGAATTGAAAAACAAGCCGAAGCATTTTCTAAATATTCCAACTACTTTATGACGGCCCTTATGCTTATTCTGGTAATTGTAACCCTTTTAAGAATTTATTACTCCTAG
- a CDS encoding NifU family protein, with amino-acid sequence MTSEEVKLNVEKALDEIRPFLESDGGNISLISIENDRLVKVRLEGACVDCTVNQMTLKSGVEMTIKKYVPQIESVVNIQK; translated from the coding sequence ATGACGAGCGAAGAAGTAAAATTAAATGTAGAAAAAGCCCTTGATGAAATTCGTCCTTTTCTGGAAAGTGACGGGGGTAATATTTCTTTGATCTCTATAGAGAACGATCGGCTGGTTAAAGTTCGTCTGGAAGGCGCCTGTGTAGATTGCACAGTAAATCAAATGACGCTTAAATCTGGAGTAGAAATGACGATTAAAAAATATGTACCTCAAATAGAAAGCGTGGTAAATATTCAAAAGTAA
- a CDS encoding MGMT family protein, whose translation MEEKNFFERVYEVVRQIPKGKVTSYGAIAKSIGAAKSARMVGYAMNSAKELDDVPAHRVVNRNGLLTGKSHFGDHSAMEQMLAAEGIKVEDNKIQDFEKHFWDPVKELK comes from the coding sequence TTGGAAGAAAAGAACTTTTTTGAAAGGGTTTATGAAGTAGTGAGACAAATTCCAAAGGGAAAAGTAACTTCCTATGGTGCAATTGCAAAAAGCATAGGAGCAGCAAAAAGCGCCAGAATGGTTGGTTATGCAATGAATTCGGCTAAAGAACTGGATGATGTTCCGGCGCACCGCGTGGTAAATAGAAACGGACTCCTTACCGGGAAAAGTCATTTTGGAGATCACAGCGCTATGGAGCAAATGTTAGCTGCTGAAGGCATTAAAGTAGAAGACAATAAAATTCAGGATTTTGAAAAACATTTTTGGGATCCGGTGAAAGAACTGAAATAA
- a CDS encoding glycosyltransferase: MHKKRILVAVLNWGLGHATRCIPVIKELQQHNFEVFIASDGAALELLKKEFSSIKAFELPSYNISYSKSANSFKWKLFTETPGILKAIRLERKKIKDLVATHHLNGIISDNRFGCRHENITSVFITHQLSVLSGNTTYLSSKIHQNYISKFHECWIPDTPGNHNLSGVMGHLKDTPKNVKYIGPLSRFNKIPQQKKYDYAAILSGPEPQRTMLEEKLLSSFQSSDRKIILVRGVMTENTISSKNRNLKIKNYLTSKALQEVILSSEVIICRSGYSSIMDLAKLEKKAFLIPTPGQYEQEYLARRFKKLGIAPFCKQEDFDISKLEDLKDFSGFSSLDFSVSFRDIFTLFKGK; the protein is encoded by the coding sequence ATGCATAAGAAACGAATTTTAGTAGCGGTTTTAAATTGGGGGCTTGGCCACGCTACGAGGTGCATACCTGTTATTAAGGAATTACAGCAGCATAATTTTGAGGTTTTTATCGCTTCAGATGGTGCTGCCCTGGAATTACTAAAAAAGGAATTCTCATCAATTAAAGCTTTTGAACTCCCCTCCTATAATATTTCCTATAGCAAATCTGCAAATTCTTTTAAATGGAAACTATTTACTGAAACTCCGGGCATATTAAAGGCGATAAGGCTGGAAAGAAAGAAAATTAAAGACCTGGTTGCAACCCACCATCTTAACGGAATAATTTCTGACAACCGCTTTGGATGCCGGCATGAAAATATCACCTCTGTTTTTATAACTCACCAGTTAAGTGTGCTAAGCGGAAACACCACCTATTTAAGCAGCAAAATACACCAAAACTACATTTCAAAATTCCATGAATGCTGGATTCCCGACACGCCCGGAAACCATAACCTAAGCGGAGTTATGGGTCATTTAAAGGATACACCTAAAAACGTCAAATACATTGGGCCACTTAGCCGCTTTAATAAAATACCTCAGCAAAAAAAGTATGATTACGCAGCGATTCTATCTGGCCCCGAACCACAACGGACTATGCTGGAAGAAAAATTGCTCAGTTCTTTTCAGAGTTCAGATAGAAAAATAATCCTGGTAAGAGGAGTTATGACTGAAAACACTATTTCTTCTAAAAACAGAAATCTTAAGATCAAAAATTACTTAACCTCTAAAGCCTTGCAAGAAGTAATTCTAAGTAGCGAGGTAATAATTTGTCGTTCTGGTTATTCCAGCATTATGGATTTGGCCAAACTTGAGAAAAAAGCCTTTCTGATACCAACTCCCGGCCAGTATGAACAGGAATATTTAGCCAGACGTTTTAAGAAACTGGGAATAGCTCCTTTTTGCAAACAAGAGGATTTTGACATTTCAAAACTTGAGGACCTGAAAGATTTTTCGGGCTTCAGCAGCCTAGATTTCAGTGTCAGTTTCAGGGACATTTTTACTCTTTTCAAGGGTAAATGA
- a CDS encoding response regulator transcription factor, with protein sequence MKKKDLKILLVDDEPDILEIVGYNLSAEGYQVITADNGADAVKLAKKKKPQLIILDVMMPEMDGIEACAQIRKLPELEETIIAFLTARGEDYSQMAGFDAGADDYITKPIKPKVLVSKVKALLRRFKDDTATSNVVKIKDLIINRDEYKVIKNGEEIILPRKEFELLSLLASKPGKVFKREDILDNVWGAEVVVGGRTIDVHIRKLREKIGDECFKTVKGVGYKFVV encoded by the coding sequence ATGAAAAAAAAGGACCTTAAAATCTTACTGGTAGACGATGAGCCAGATATCCTGGAAATTGTTGGATATAACCTATCTGCAGAGGGATACCAGGTGATTACTGCAGATAATGGTGCAGATGCTGTAAAACTTGCTAAAAAGAAAAAGCCACAGCTTATTATCCTGGATGTAATGATGCCCGAAATGGATGGGATTGAAGCCTGTGCACAAATTAGAAAGCTGCCGGAATTAGAGGAAACTATTATCGCTTTCCTTACCGCCCGTGGTGAAGATTATTCTCAAATGGCCGGTTTTGATGCGGGTGCAGATGATTATATTACCAAACCTATTAAACCGAAAGTTTTGGTAAGTAAAGTAAAAGCTTTGCTAAGAAGATTTAAAGATGATACGGCAACTTCTAATGTGGTAAAAATTAAAGACCTTATTATTAATCGCGATGAGTATAAGGTGATTAAAAACGGAGAAGAAATAATTTTACCCAGAAAGGAATTTGAATTACTCTCATTACTGGCTTCAAAACCAGGGAAAGTTTTTAAAAGAGAAGATATTCTAGATAACGTTTGGGGCGCCGAGGTTGTAGTGGGTGGCCGTACCATAGATGTACATATTAGAAAACTTCGGGAAAAAATTGGCGACGAATGTTTTAAAACTGTAAAAGGTGTAGGCTACAAGTTTGTTGTTTAA
- a CDS encoding 2Fe-2S iron-sulfur cluster-binding protein, whose translation MSDIKITIIDREGEAHVVDAPTDMNMNLMEVVRSFELAPEGTVGICGGMAMCASCQCYILNFEHMLPEQSIEEEDMLDQAFFVQDNSRLSCQIPITEELDGLEVKLAPEAP comes from the coding sequence ATGTCTGATATTAAAATTACAATTATAGACCGGGAAGGGGAAGCCCACGTGGTAGATGCCCCAACAGATATGAATATGAATCTTATGGAAGTTGTTCGTTCTTTTGAACTTGCTCCTGAAGGTACTGTCGGTATTTGTGGCGGGATGGCGATGTGTGCATCGTGCCAATGCTATATTCTTAATTTTGAGCATATGTTGCCCGAGCAAAGTATTGAGGAGGAAGATATGCTGGATCAGGCCTTTTTTGTACAGGATAATAGCCGTCTAAGCTGCCAAATTCCAATTACTGAAGAATTAGATGGTTTGGAAGTAAAGCTTGCGCCTGAAGCTCC
- the trmB gene encoding tRNA (guanosine(46)-N7)-methyltransferase TrmB: MGSKNKLRRFRENETFENVIQPSREELEKDQFSLKGNWNKDFFKNDNPIVLELGCGKGEYTIGLSKQDSAKNFIGIDIKGARFWRGAKTAIEEDLENVAFLRTQIELIDRVFAENEVDEIWITFPDPQIKYKRTKHRLTNAEFLQKYKHILKAEGLVNLKTDSEFMHGYTLGLLHGEGHEILYSHHDIYKNEYSPKAVREIQTFYEKQYLDQGKPITYIQFRIK; this comes from the coding sequence GTGGGAAGTAAGAATAAATTAAGACGATTCAGGGAGAACGAAACATTTGAAAATGTGATACAACCCTCCCGGGAAGAGCTGGAGAAAGATCAATTCAGTTTAAAAGGAAACTGGAATAAAGATTTTTTTAAAAACGATAATCCTATAGTGCTGGAGTTAGGCTGCGGAAAGGGCGAGTATACTATTGGTCTTTCTAAGCAAGATTCAGCAAAGAATTTTATAGGAATAGATATTAAAGGCGCCAGGTTTTGGAGAGGTGCAAAAACGGCTATTGAAGAAGATCTGGAAAACGTAGCTTTTTTAAGAACTCAAATTGAATTAATAGATCGCGTTTTTGCTGAAAATGAAGTAGATGAGATTTGGATCACTTTTCCCGATCCGCAAATTAAATATAAGCGCACCAAGCACCGATTGACCAATGCCGAATTCCTTCAGAAATATAAACATATTTTAAAAGCTGAAGGGCTGGTGAATCTTAAAACCGATAGTGAATTTATGCACGGTTATACACTTGGTCTGCTTCACGGTGAAGGTCATGAGATTTTATATTCGCATCACGATATTTATAAAAATGAATATTCGCCAAAAGCAGTAAGGGAAATTCAAACTTTCTATGAAAAACAGTATCTTGACCAGGGAAAACCTATAACTTATATTCAATTTAGAATAAAATAA
- a CDS encoding sensor histidine kinase: MLKPFFAFVLITYFVSFFIIQYRVEHFIYKRIKKIYDNVSLLDSTTLSPSQVTTDMATLTREVEKFTKDKKLEIDTLKVREAYRKEFMGNVSHELKTPLFTVQGYILTLLDGAMKDKAVRKKYLQRASKGVERLIYIVRDLDMITKLETGDLHLEKEDFNIVELIQSSFDLLEMKASKKNITLTFDIDYDEPIWVYGDRDRIQQVLTNLIVNSIKYGKEDGTTEISIENLIKNKVIVRVTDNGEGIEKENLPRVFERFYRVDKSGSRKEGGSGLGLSIVKHIIEAHDEKIYVESVFGVGSEFSFTLEKSKNVPETDTEI; the protein is encoded by the coding sequence ATGCTAAAACCTTTTTTCGCGTTTGTTCTTATTACCTATTTTGTTTCTTTCTTTATTATTCAATACAGGGTAGAGCACTTTATTTACAAGCGAATTAAAAAGATCTACGATAATGTTTCGCTATTAGATTCCACTACCTTAAGTCCCAGCCAGGTTACTACAGATATGGCTACGCTTACCCGTGAAGTTGAAAAATTCACCAAAGATAAAAAGCTGGAGATAGACACGCTTAAAGTTCGTGAAGCCTATAGAAAGGAGTTTATGGGAAATGTTTCGCACGAGCTTAAAACTCCACTTTTTACCGTTCAGGGATATATTCTCACATTGCTCGATGGTGCCATGAAAGACAAAGCGGTGCGAAAAAAGTATTTGCAGCGCGCCAGTAAAGGAGTGGAGCGACTTATATATATAGTGCGAGATCTGGATATGATCACCAAACTGGAAACCGGTGACCTTCATTTGGAAAAGGAGGACTTTAATATTGTGGAGCTAATTCAGAGTTCATTTGATCTTTTAGAAATGAAAGCTTCAAAGAAAAATATCACCCTTACTTTCGATATTGATTATGACGAACCTATTTGGGTGTATGGAGACAGGGATAGAATTCAGCAGGTTTTAACCAATTTGATTGTAAATTCTATTAAATATGGAAAGGAAGACGGAACTACTGAAATCAGCATAGAAAACCTTATAAAAAATAAGGTGATCGTGCGGGTAACCGATAATGGAGAAGGTATAGAAAAAGAAAATCTGCCACGTGTTTTTGAACGTTTTTACCGAGTAGATAAAAGTGGCTCCAGGAAAGAAGGAGGCTCCGGTTTAGGACTTTCTATCGTAAAACATATTATAGAAGCCCACGATGAGAAAATCTACGTGGAAAGTGTTTTTGGAGTGGGTAGCGAATTTTCATTTACCCTTGAAAAGAGTAAAAATGTCCCTGAAACTGACACTGAAATCTAG
- a CDS encoding NAD(P)/FAD-dependent oxidoreductase, translated as MIKTDILIIGAGPTGLFAVFEAGLLKLKCHLIDALPQPGGQCSEIYPKKPIYDIPGFPEVLAGDLVTNLMEQIKPFEPGFTLGERAQTIDKQEDGSFIVTTNKGTKHHAPVVVIAGGLGSFEPRKPPIANIAQFEDKGVAYIIREPEVYRDKKVVIAGGGDSALDWAIYLADIAKEVSLIHRRKDFRGALDSVEKVEELSKIGKINLITDAEVTDLQGENELENVVITHKASASEKEIKETDYFIPLFGLSPKLGPIADWGLEIEKNAIKVDNAYDYQTNIPGVYAIGDVNTYPGKLKLILCGFHEAAIMCQSAYQRIFPDKKYVMKYTTVSGVSGFDGSKKEAKKEVVKSIN; from the coding sequence ATGATTAAAACCGATATACTTATAATTGGCGCAGGGCCAACAGGCCTTTTTGCGGTTTTTGAAGCCGGATTATTAAAATTAAAATGCCATTTAATAGATGCGCTTCCACAACCGGGAGGGCAGTGTTCAGAGATCTATCCTAAAAAACCAATTTACGATATCCCCGGGTTTCCCGAGGTTTTGGCTGGAGATCTTGTAACCAATTTAATGGAGCAAATAAAGCCTTTTGAGCCTGGATTTACGCTTGGCGAAAGAGCGCAAACCATAGACAAACAAGAGGATGGTAGTTTTATTGTAACCACCAATAAGGGAACAAAACATCACGCACCGGTGGTAGTGATTGCCGGTGGTCTTGGAAGTTTTGAACCCAGAAAACCCCCTATTGCAAACATTGCACAGTTTGAAGATAAAGGTGTAGCTTATATTATTCGGGAGCCGGAGGTTTACCGCGATAAAAAAGTAGTAATTGCGGGTGGAGGTGATTCAGCATTAGACTGGGCAATTTATCTGGCCGATATTGCTAAAGAAGTTTCCCTGATTCACCGAAGAAAAGATTTCCGTGGTGCTTTAGATTCCGTAGAAAAGGTAGAAGAACTTTCAAAAATTGGAAAGATCAACCTCATTACCGATGCTGAGGTAACCGATCTTCAGGGAGAGAATGAGCTGGAAAATGTAGTGATTACTCACAAAGCTTCGGCTTCAGAAAAAGAAATAAAGGAAACCGATTATTTTATTCCTTTATTCGGACTTTCGCCTAAATTAGGACCTATCGCAGATTGGGGTCTGGAAATAGAGAAAAACGCTATTAAGGTTGATAATGCTTACGATTATCAAACTAATATTCCGGGGGTTTACGCCATTGGTGATGTAAACACCTACCCGGGAAAATTAAAGTTGATTCTTTGCGGTTTTCACGAAGCGGCCATTATGTGCCAAAGTGCTTACCAGCGTATTTTCCCAGATAAGAAATATGTGATGAAGTACACTACCGTTAGTGGAGTGAGCGGATTTGACGGTAGCAAAAAGGAAGCTAAGAAAGAAGTAGTAAAAAGTATAAATTAA
- a CDS encoding TonB-dependent receptor, protein MKNYLFILSLLILSITTQAQDETTGTIAGKLSDNEVEGEPLPFANVIIKETNKGTTSDFDGLYSLKNVEPGTYTVEFSFIGYETLTIPNVEVVAGKVTEVNTGLGASAAALDEVVISTVSRQDSEVALLLEQKSAIQIKESIGAQELAKIGVSDAGTATTKISGVTSSEASGDIFVRGLGDRYLYSTLNGLPIPSDDVERKNIDLGLFPTRVIKSVGISKTYSPSYSADQASGNIDIESRELVGSEELDLGIRVGVNTNAVGEFSNFKVSPNQDNAYFGFHQQNTPIEYTLYNQSWDTQTADAPINRRYALTAGKKFGQNLKVLLTASQSRKFEYREGEFTEYRNNNRYDYFTDVENFTQTDNTTGMLDVLYEFNDDHEIKATSLFINKLTDEVYEAGRNGEGVVFEETGPAEGLNQFVRDQNIKQTRLWINQLHGTHNISDKNELNWGLGYNLVNADEPNRIRNEVNYDGEDFIQLGRMGGYQQRKSSQKIEDNEINAYVEDKITFANSEENEDDTRNIFVDFGGSYRNKQRDFVSRFFGVIERPTNTYNPTSLDNLSSVFTIENFRSGNLQINELTPDFYNAELQSYGGFVNFNYGKDNWNVNLGARFQEDELNVDFDVNNYPTNLPQFSNQSYNNIYPSVNVKFSPNENSNIRFSASKTITLPEFKEIAPFEYVSQTGQVTRGNPDLDASNNLNFDLKYELFPSSGQLISLTGFYKNIEDPINKVQDRGAAGVFSYFNAGEEANIYGLELETRLEVIDNETPEGLDLEVAFNASRMWHKQDLKDVFDGETFIRTFRYNNKSEIGLQGASDWIFNGSINVSTESENPFRASLVGNYASDKIYALGAPEAQNEGDVFYNDEIVEKGFVTLDLVVSKSLGDHWDFQFRGQNLLNPEIERVQDIRPSSTGIEATQTVRSYTRGAVLSLGVNYSF, encoded by the coding sequence ATGAAGAATTATTTATTTATCTTAAGTCTGCTTATTTTAAGCATAACAACACAAGCCCAGGACGAGACTACCGGAACAATTGCCGGGAAATTATCTGACAATGAAGTGGAGGGCGAACCTCTTCCTTTCGCCAATGTAATTATTAAGGAAACAAACAAAGGAACTACTTCAGATTTTGACGGGCTGTATTCCTTAAAAAATGTTGAGCCCGGAACTTATACTGTAGAATTTAGCTTTATAGGTTACGAAACCTTAACAATACCCAATGTTGAAGTTGTTGCGGGAAAAGTAACTGAAGTGAACACCGGCCTTGGAGCTAGCGCTGCAGCTTTAGACGAAGTTGTAATTTCTACCGTTTCAAGACAGGATTCTGAAGTGGCTTTACTTTTGGAACAAAAAAGTGCGATACAAATAAAGGAAAGTATTGGCGCCCAGGAACTGGCTAAAATAGGCGTTTCTGATGCGGGTACCGCTACCACCAAAATTTCGGGAGTTACCAGCAGTGAAGCTTCCGGAGATATATTTGTGAGAGGGTTAGGAGATCGTTACCTATACTCGACTCTAAACGGTTTACCAATTCCATCTGATGATGTAGAACGCAAGAATATAGATTTAGGTCTATTCCCTACACGGGTTATTAAAAGTGTGGGAATAAGCAAAACTTATTCACCTTCCTATTCTGCAGACCAGGCTTCGGGAAATATCGATATTGAATCCAGAGAATTGGTAGGCAGCGAAGAACTTGACCTTGGAATTAGAGTTGGCGTAAATACCAATGCAGTTGGAGAATTTTCAAACTTTAAAGTAAGCCCTAATCAAGACAATGCCTATTTCGGCTTTCACCAGCAAAATACCCCAATTGAATATACGCTTTACAACCAAAGCTGGGATACACAAACTGCAGATGCTCCAATTAACAGGAGATATGCTTTAACAGCCGGAAAAAAATTCGGCCAAAACTTAAAAGTACTTTTAACAGCTTCACAATCAAGGAAATTTGAGTATCGTGAAGGTGAATTTACCGAATACCGAAACAATAACCGCTACGATTATTTCACCGATGTAGAGAATTTTACTCAAACCGATAATACTACCGGGATGTTAGATGTGCTCTACGAGTTTAATGATGATCACGAAATAAAAGCAACCAGCCTTTTTATCAATAAACTTACCGATGAAGTTTATGAAGCCGGTAGAAATGGTGAAGGTGTTGTTTTTGAAGAAACAGGACCTGCCGAAGGCCTTAACCAATTTGTACGTGACCAGAATATTAAACAAACTCGTTTATGGATAAACCAATTACACGGTACGCACAATATATCAGATAAAAATGAATTGAATTGGGGCTTGGGTTATAACCTTGTTAATGCCGATGAGCCTAACCGTATAAGAAATGAAGTGAACTACGATGGCGAAGATTTTATTCAATTAGGAAGAATGGGTGGCTACCAGCAAAGAAAGTCTTCTCAAAAAATTGAGGATAACGAGATCAATGCTTATGTTGAAGACAAGATCACTTTCGCTAATTCTGAAGAAAATGAAGACGACACCAGGAACATCTTCGTAGACTTTGGTGGAAGTTACCGAAACAAACAAAGAGACTTTGTTTCCCGTTTCTTTGGAGTTATAGAGCGCCCTACAAACACTTATAATCCAACTTCTTTAGACAATCTATCCAGTGTTTTCACCATAGAGAATTTTAGAAGTGGAAACTTGCAAATTAACGAGCTTACACCCGATTTTTATAATGCAGAATTGCAATCTTACGGTGGTTTTGTAAACTTTAACTACGGGAAAGATAATTGGAATGTTAACCTTGGAGCACGTTTCCAGGAAGACGAACTTAATGTAGATTTTGACGTAAACAACTACCCTACAAACCTGCCACAGTTTTCCAATCAATCCTACAACAATATTTACCCGAGTGTAAATGTAAAATTCTCTCCAAACGAGAATTCAAACATCAGGTTCTCGGCTAGTAAAACAATTACCCTACCTGAATTTAAAGAAATTGCTCCTTTTGAATATGTTTCTCAAACAGGACAGGTAACCAGGGGTAATCCAGATCTTGACGCTTCAAACAACCTGAATTTCGATTTAAAATATGAACTATTTCCATCTTCGGGACAATTAATTTCCCTAACCGGATTCTATAAAAATATTGAAGATCCAATCAATAAAGTTCAGGATAGAGGTGCAGCAGGTGTTTTCTCTTATTTCAACGCCGGGGAAGAAGCAAATATCTACGGATTAGAACTTGAAACTAGACTTGAGGTAATCGATAATGAAACTCCAGAAGGTTTAGACCTGGAAGTGGCATTTAACGCTTCAAGAATGTGGCACAAACAAGACCTAAAAGATGTATTTGATGGGGAAACCTTTATTAGAACTTTTAGATATAATAATAAAAGTGAGATCGGCTTACAGGGAGCTTCAGATTGGATCTTTAACGGTTCGATAAATGTTTCTACAGAGTCTGAAAATCCATTTAGAGCTTCTTTAGTAGGAAATTACGCTTCAGATAAAATATATGCGCTTGGTGCTCCTGAAGCCCAGAACGAGGGTGATGTATTTTACAACGACGAAATTGTAGAAAAGGGTTTTGTAACGCTTGATCTTGTTGTAAGTAAAAGTTTAGGCGATCATTGGGATTTCCAGTTCCGCGGTCAAAACCTTTTAAATCCTGAAATAGAAAGAGTACAGGATATTAGACCAAGTTCTACCGGTATAGAAGCCACGCAAACGGTAAGATCTTATACTAGAGGCGCAGTCTTAAGCCTTGGAGTAAACTATTCATTTTAA